The Blastomonas sp. SL216 DNA window TGCCGTCAGAGGCGGAAACATAGCCCATCATCGTTCTCCCGTGTTGCGGAATACCCAGCATAGCGACCATTAGGGGCGGCAAGATGACGCCGCGCTGATGCGACTGACGTGCTGCCCGCAAAAGGTCTTGAGGCAATACGATATCGGGACGGTCGGGTTGCGCCGTTCAGGCGGGCGCGGGCATGGTTCCCGGGCGCAGATAGGCGAACATATGCGCGACATAATCGCCCTTGCCCAGTTTCACCCCCTGCGCGCGCAGGATCGCATAGGCGGCCATCACGTGGAAGAACAGCTGCGGGATCGCCCAGTCGCGGACATATTGCGCGGCGCTGAGATCGAACACCATGCCATTGGGCAGGCTGTGGGCGACGGGGGTTTCCGGTGGCAGATCGGCCATGTCTGCCGATGCCTTTTCGACGAGGGCGAGCGTGCCGGCGATCCGCGCCTGCGCATCGGCAATCGACCAGCGCTGCTCCCCCGCGCCGCGCCCTTCGTTCAGCAGCGTGGCCAGGCTTTCGGGAAAGGGCTCCTGGCGAAGGCGGAACACGCCTTCCTGCGCCTGCACGCAAGAAAAGCAGATCTGGGTGAACAGCGGGAACATGTCCGGCGCCAGCCGTGCGCTCATCAGGTCGGCAGCCTTGTCGGCACCCAGCTGCGTTTCCGCCTTGTCGATCCAGACGGACAGCGCCTTGAGCATCTGCATGTACGTGGGAACGAGCGTGTCCTTGAGAGTCATCGGGCTATCCTCTTGGTATCGGCCAAGGTGATAGACGCGAAGGAAGGCAACGCAAGCGCGATGCAGGGCAAGGACGAAGGGCTGAAAGAAAAAGTGGTGCCCGGGGACGGGATCGAACCGCCGACACTGCGATTTTCAATCGCATGCTCTACCAACTGAGCTACCCGGGCATCGGGCCGCGCCGCACCGGAAAAGCTGGTGGGCTGCAAGGCTCATCGCCAGACCGGCGATTTGGAGCGCCGCCTATAGGCAGGCTTGGGCAGGCTTGTCCATAGCAAAATCGCTGTGCCGTTCGCGCAGCTCAATCATATTCCGCATCGGGACGATCAGCGGGCGGGCCGGGCACGCTATAGCCTTCGCCCAGCCATTTCAGCAGGTCGCGATCCTTGCAGGCCTTGC harbors:
- the yacG gene encoding DNA gyrase inhibitor YacG, which encodes MSTPRPCPLCKKPARPDFSPFCSKACKDRDLLKWLGEGYSVPGPPADRPDAEYD
- a CDS encoding DUF1993 domain-containing protein translates to MTLKDTLVPTYMQMLKALSVWIDKAETQLGADKAADLMSARLAPDMFPLFTQICFSCVQAQEGVFRLRQEPFPESLATLLNEGRGAGEQRWSIADAQARIAGTLALVEKASADMADLPPETPVAHSLPNGMVFDLSAAQYVRDWAIPQLFFHVMAAYAILRAQGVKLGKGDYVAHMFAYLRPGTMPAPA